The following are encoded together in the Pseudoalteromonas shioyasakiensis genome:
- a CDS encoding LysM peptidoglycan-binding domain-containing protein, whose translation MYKSPLVLSLALILSGCQLTASDSASTDVANNNVEQQLDGASPSDINDALMINAQYQQLTDIDEPPPVFDDVWERIRYQLSIDVPQNRPVVAERNYYARHQAYLDRISKRAEPYLYFIVEEVEKRQMPIEIALLPIVESAFDPFGYSHRSASGIWQFMPQTGERFDLKQNWWYDGRRDIVQSTRAALDYLSYLHKTLEGDWLNAIAAYNSGEGRLLRAIKKNRKKHLPTDFWSLDLPRETTAYVPKLLALSDLVKRSDEFGVKWQPIINAQVVEAVNVGSQIDLALAADMAGISLTELYRLNPGFNRWATDPNGPHFLLLPSDKVEAFTDKLAKTEQKDRLRWQQYVVARGDSLSVIAKKFSTSTNAIKTLNKLSSNTIRVGQQLLVPLSDGEINSQHLPKSVRMAANKATRKKLSHKVSSGDTLWDISREYDVTIAELATWNKLKKDAVLRVGQKLTVYKEEKSQLAATQIKERTITYKVRRGDSLARIAAKFNVSVEDIIKWNSLAGQKYIQPGQKLKLKVDVRSA comes from the coding sequence ATGTATAAGTCTCCTTTAGTTTTATCACTTGCGCTGATTTTAAGTGGCTGTCAATTAACAGCTTCTGATTCAGCAAGTACAGATGTTGCCAACAATAATGTTGAACAACAATTAGACGGCGCAAGTCCGAGCGACATCAATGATGCATTGATGATCAACGCTCAATATCAACAATTAACCGATATTGATGAGCCGCCTCCTGTATTTGATGATGTATGGGAACGTATTCGTTATCAGCTTTCGATTGATGTGCCACAAAACCGCCCAGTTGTTGCTGAGCGTAACTATTATGCACGTCATCAGGCCTATTTAGATCGTATCTCTAAGCGCGCTGAGCCATACCTATACTTTATTGTAGAAGAAGTCGAAAAGCGTCAAATGCCAATCGAAATCGCGCTTTTACCTATTGTAGAAAGTGCGTTTGACCCATTTGGTTATTCACATCGCAGTGCTTCTGGTATCTGGCAATTTATGCCACAAACAGGCGAACGTTTCGATTTAAAACAAAACTGGTGGTATGACGGCCGTCGTGACATTGTGCAATCGACCCGTGCAGCGCTAGATTACTTATCATATTTACACAAAACCTTAGAAGGCGATTGGCTAAATGCCATTGCAGCCTATAACTCAGGTGAAGGCCGTTTACTGCGTGCCATTAAGAAGAACCGTAAAAAGCATTTACCAACGGATTTTTGGTCACTTGATTTACCAAGAGAGACCACTGCCTACGTACCTAAGCTGTTAGCGCTGTCTGATCTAGTAAAACGCAGTGACGAATTTGGTGTTAAGTGGCAACCAATTATTAATGCTCAAGTCGTTGAAGCAGTTAATGTAGGTAGCCAAATTGACTTAGCACTTGCCGCTGACATGGCAGGTATTAGCTTAACAGAGCTTTACCGTTTGAACCCTGGTTTTAATCGCTGGGCGACGGATCCAAATGGCCCACACTTTTTATTATTACCGTCTGATAAAGTTGAAGCGTTTACTGACAAGCTAGCTAAAACAGAGCAAAAAGACCGCCTACGCTGGCAGCAATATGTTGTTGCACGCGGTGACAGTTTATCGGTGATTGCGAAGAAGTTTTCGACAAGCACAAACGCGATTAAAACCCTGAATAAGCTTTCATCGAATACTATTCGTGTTGGTCAGCAATTACTTGTGCCACTGAGCGATGGTGAGATTAATAGCCAGCATTTACCAAAATCAGTTCGTATGGCGGCTAATAAAGCAACACGTAAAAAGCTAAGCCATAAAGTGTCCAGTGGCGATACACTGTGGGATATCAGCCGTGAGTACGATGTGACCATAGCTGAACTTGCAACATGGAATAAACTGAAAAAAGACGCTGTACTGCGTGTTGGTCAAAAGCTAACTGTATATAAAGAAGAAAAGTCGCAACTGGCTGCTACTCAAATCAAAGAGCGCACCATTACTTATAAAGTCCGTCGTGGTGATTCATTAGCACGCATTGCTGCTAAGTTTAATGTGTCTGTAGAAGATATTATTAAATGGAATTCATTAGCTGGGCAAAAATACATTCAACCGGGGCAAAAACTGAAGTTAAAGGTTGATGTAAGAAGTGCTTAA
- a CDS encoding MBL fold metallo-hydrolase, whose protein sequence is MALRIHSFFHQQSATLCYLVSCKSTKQSLLIDAPADFDMPSGELSFTTANEIISYIKTEQLTLQWLLETHAHADHITAASYIKQQLQDTHPCKLGTGEGITQVQQHFSQLYNLDMPCNGEPFDALFADKAQFQLGDNTVDVIATPGHTPDSVCFHIDGNVFVGDTFFMPDSGTARCDFPGGSAGELYDSLQRILAFPDDTLLWMCHDYQPDGRPLANKTTVKEQREQNIHLKGDKQSFIETREGRDAILAVPKLLHPSIQLNIRAGQYPSKTDTQQHYLAIPLTVLL, encoded by the coding sequence ATGGCTCTGCGCATTCACTCTTTTTTCCATCAACAAAGCGCCACTCTCTGTTACTTAGTCAGTTGCAAAAGCACTAAACAGAGCTTGCTGATTGATGCGCCAGCTGATTTTGATATGCCAAGTGGTGAGTTAAGTTTTACCACCGCCAATGAGATCATCAGCTATATAAAGACTGAGCAGCTGACACTACAATGGCTCCTTGAAACTCATGCCCATGCTGACCATATCACCGCAGCAAGTTACATAAAGCAGCAATTACAAGACACACACCCTTGTAAACTCGGCACGGGTGAAGGGATCACACAAGTGCAACAGCACTTTAGCCAACTTTATAATCTTGATATGCCATGTAATGGTGAACCTTTTGATGCTTTATTTGCTGATAAAGCACAATTTCAATTAGGTGATAACACAGTAGATGTAATTGCCACACCGGGCCATACCCCTGACAGCGTGTGTTTTCACATTGATGGCAATGTATTTGTTGGTGACACTTTCTTTATGCCAGACAGTGGCACGGCCCGCTGTGATTTCCCCGGTGGCAGTGCCGGTGAGTTATATGATTCACTACAGCGAATTTTAGCGTTTCCTGACGATACGCTACTTTGGATGTGTCATGACTATCAACCAGATGGCCGCCCTCTTGCGAACAAAACCACAGTGAAAGAGCAGCGTGAGCAAAACATTCATTTAAAAGGGGATAAACAAAGCTTTATTGAGACTCGGGAAGGCCGTGATGCAATTTTGGCTGTACCAAAGCTGTTGCACCCTTCTATTCAATTAAATATTCGTGCAGGTCAGTATCCAAGTAAAACAGACACGCAACAACACTATTTAGCTATCCCGCTCACAGTGCTGCTTTGA
- the gloB gene encoding hydroxyacylglutathione hydrolase, producing MVQVKAIKAFSDNYIWCISNEAEQTAWVVDPGQAEPVLNYLSEHNLTLSGILITHHHYDHTDGVAALVKEFRDIPVYGPRHSPFKGITHGVSEADKVTVYDYTFTVLATPGHTLDHVCYINDELSFTGDTLFSAGCGRLFEGIAEQMWHSLCKLRALPDECKIYCTHEYTQANLAFAKAVEPNNEYLLSYSDKVDTLRESGKISLPTQLGIEKQINPFLRSNIATITDELPDELKINLDLNEPWQRFAGLRAWKDNF from the coding sequence ATGGTGCAAGTTAAAGCAATTAAAGCCTTTTCTGATAATTACATTTGGTGCATCAGCAATGAAGCTGAACAAACAGCGTGGGTCGTCGACCCAGGTCAAGCAGAGCCTGTTTTAAACTATCTGAGCGAGCATAACTTAACACTTAGCGGTATTTTGATTACTCACCACCATTATGATCATACCGATGGTGTGGCTGCACTGGTTAAGGAGTTTCGTGATATTCCGGTTTATGGGCCAAGACACAGCCCTTTTAAAGGCATCACTCATGGCGTATCAGAAGCGGATAAAGTCACTGTTTATGATTACACCTTTACCGTGCTTGCAACACCTGGTCATACCCTAGACCATGTTTGTTACATTAATGACGAATTAAGTTTTACTGGCGACACCTTATTCAGTGCTGGCTGCGGACGATTATTTGAAGGCATCGCAGAACAAATGTGGCACTCGTTATGTAAGCTAAGAGCCCTGCCAGATGAGTGTAAAATCTACTGCACCCATGAATACACGCAAGCCAACTTAGCCTTCGCAAAAGCCGTTGAACCAAACAATGAGTACTTACTCAGCTACAGTGATAAAGTAGATACGCTGCGAGAAAGCGGCAAAATAAGCTTGCCAACTCAGTTAGGCATTGAAAAACAAATAAATCCATTTTTACGTAGCAATATAGCAACAATCACCGATGAGCTTCCTGATGAGCTAAAAATTAATTTGGATCTCAATGAACCTTGGCAACGCTTTGCAGGTCTCAGAGCCTGGAAAGATAACTTTTAA
- the dnaQ gene encoding DNA polymerase III subunit epsilon, translated as MAHRQIVLDTETTGIDPKQGHRIIEIGCVELVNRRLTGNNFHVYINPQREIEEEAIDVHGITNEFLRDKPLYHQIAHEFLEYIRGAELVIHNAAFDIGHMDNEFALLNQGFPNTADVCSVLDTLKMARDLHPGQKNNLDALCRRYDIDNSKRTLHGALLDSEILADVYLSMTGGQVKLNLNQNKDEGSTQQAGGIRRLSADRAPLVVLRATEQEHAAHKERLDLVAKGGQCLWRAE; from the coding sequence ATGGCACATAGACAAATAGTTTTAGATACAGAAACCACGGGTATTGACCCAAAGCAAGGCCACCGCATTATTGAAATCGGTTGTGTTGAACTTGTAAATCGCCGTCTTACTGGCAACAACTTTCATGTGTATATCAATCCACAACGTGAAATAGAAGAAGAAGCAATAGACGTTCACGGTATCACCAATGAATTTTTGCGTGATAAACCCCTGTACCACCAAATTGCCCATGAGTTTTTAGAGTATATTCGTGGCGCTGAGCTTGTTATTCATAACGCAGCGTTCGATATTGGCCACATGGATAATGAGTTTGCATTGTTAAATCAAGGTTTTCCGAATACTGCCGATGTATGTAGTGTACTTGATACTTTAAAAATGGCGCGTGACTTGCACCCAGGTCAAAAGAATAACCTTGATGCACTTTGCCGTCGTTACGATATTGATAACTCAAAGCGTACGTTACACGGCGCTTTACTGGATTCTGAGATCTTAGCCGATGTTTACCTGTCGATGACGGGTGGGCAAGTAAAGCTGAATCTTAATCAAAATAAAGATGAAGGCTCAACCCAACAAGCTGGTGGTATTCGCCGACTAAGTGCTGATAGAGCACCGCTTGTGGTATTAAGAGCAACAGAACAAGAGCACGCCGCTCACAAAGAGCGTTTAGACTTGGTTGCAAAGGGTGGCCAATGCCTATGGCGTGCAGAATAA
- a CDS encoding sel1 repeat family protein, producing MSDNSPVGLDLEQQLDNVLAFITQPDKGSAPNKSTQSVENVLNKALYYLKNEQPPLAAKWMRLAAMAGNHRAQFYMGLFFIKGQGVPHSVFHGAVWLSLASSQGYEPATAALDDLRKHISTRRLHDAQSYAATLYEQIHQQQFAHLIPHDPDAS from the coding sequence ATGTCTGATAATTCGCCAGTAGGCTTAGATTTAGAGCAACAGCTTGATAATGTACTTGCCTTTATTACCCAACCCGATAAAGGGTCGGCGCCAAATAAAAGTACTCAATCTGTTGAAAACGTACTAAACAAAGCTTTGTATTATTTAAAAAATGAACAGCCTCCCCTTGCTGCCAAATGGATGCGATTAGCAGCTATGGCGGGCAACCATAGGGCGCAATTTTATATGGGGCTGTTTTTCATCAAAGGGCAAGGTGTACCGCACAGTGTTTTTCATGGCGCGGTGTGGCTAAGTCTGGCAAGTAGCCAAGGTTATGAACCTGCAACGGCTGCACTTGATGATCTTAGAAAACACATTAGTACGCGCAGATTACATGATGCGCAAAGCTATGCAGCTACCCTGTATGAACAAATCCACCAGCAACAGTTTGCTCATTTAATTCCTCACGATCCTGACGCCAGCTAA
- a CDS encoding class I SAM-dependent methyltransferase, which yields MKPALSFQEGPKPYTWQQFPHGDYLRAEIERKLTPWLPRMFGYHMLKLGNLSGELATSESPIKHQVCVAEQGLFTGVIADVDELPFYEHSVDACILSHCLEYHSDPHHILREAHRTLIPGGYLVITGFNPFSLCGLAQLLPFSRQKLPWTGRFFTPSRVKDWLNLLGFEIISDERFIHSSLARGNRLSRFAAWRSFGQQYLKPMGSVYMLVARKRVAPLTPIKPKWHARPQFSPVKGAGLRQTSKQHCERDS from the coding sequence ATGAAACCAGCCCTTAGTTTTCAAGAAGGTCCTAAGCCATACACTTGGCAGCAGTTCCCTCATGGTGACTATTTACGTGCTGAAATTGAACGTAAGCTAACGCCATGGCTGCCACGCATGTTTGGTTATCACATGCTCAAACTTGGTAATTTAAGTGGAGAGCTGGCAACCAGTGAAAGCCCTATTAAGCATCAAGTTTGTGTCGCAGAGCAGGGGTTATTTACCGGTGTTATTGCGGATGTAGACGAGCTGCCTTTTTATGAGCACAGTGTTGATGCTTGCATATTATCGCATTGCTTAGAATATCATTCTGATCCACACCATATCTTACGCGAAGCACATCGTACTTTAATCCCTGGTGGCTATCTGGTGATCACAGGCTTTAACCCGTTTAGTCTGTGTGGCTTGGCGCAGCTTTTACCTTTTAGTCGCCAAAAGCTACCGTGGACAGGGCGCTTTTTTACGCCATCACGAGTAAAAGACTGGTTGAATCTATTAGGCTTTGAGATTATTTCGGACGAGCGATTTATCCATTCATCGCTTGCAAGAGGCAACCGTTTGTCACGTTTTGCTGCGTGGCGCAGTTTTGGTCAACAATATTTAAAGCCAATGGGTAGTGTGTATATGCTGGTGGCTCGAAAACGTGTGGCCCCGCTTACACCAATTAAACCTAAATGGCATGCAAGGCCGCAATTTTCGCCGGTAAAAGGAGCAGGGCTCAGGCAAACATCAAAGCAGCACTGTGAGCGGGATAGCTAA
- a CDS encoding transcriptional regulator, translating into MEPLKHSVDKARLINVPDIEAWYKQQSNKQFIKQRSLVYIAILLSALGCAMFYLGHQEKLFNTKFYEYKSYGVVKGNEPDGIFHDWRTLLVEQSREKIDAKRREMISRHDFKFIISADYKGISFVEPGEQGRRLYSLTRVSWRQDREELNEQTVAGGFVHTG; encoded by the coding sequence ATGGAGCCATTAAAACATTCTGTAGATAAAGCTCGGTTGATTAATGTGCCTGACATTGAAGCTTGGTATAAGCAGCAAAGTAATAAGCAATTCATTAAACAGCGTTCACTCGTCTATATTGCCATACTGTTAAGTGCACTAGGCTGTGCCATGTTTTATTTAGGGCATCAAGAAAAGCTATTCAATACAAAGTTCTATGAGTACAAATCATATGGTGTAGTGAAAGGTAATGAACCTGATGGCATTTTTCATGATTGGCGAACGCTACTCGTAGAACAAAGCCGCGAGAAAATAGATGCTAAACGTCGTGAAATGATTAGCAGGCATGATTTTAAATTTATTATCTCAGCAGACTATAAGGGCATTTCTTTCGTAGAACCTGGCGAGCAAGGCAGGCGTTTGTATAGCCTGACGCGTGTTAGCTGGCGTCAGGATCGTGAGGAATTAAATGAGCAAACTGTTGCTGGTGGATTTGTTCATACAGGGTAG
- the rnhA gene encoding ribonuclease HI produces MQKTVEIYTDGSCLGNPGPGGYGIVMRYNGHEKQLSQGYTLTTNNRMEMLAAIVALETLTRSCHVILTTDSQYVKQGIESWVENWKKRGWKTAAKKPVKNVDLWKRLDAACQQHEVEWRWVKGHSGNKYNEIVDDLAREAAGSDQLLEDTGYDGN; encoded by the coding sequence GTGCAGAAAACCGTAGAGATTTACACCGATGGATCATGTTTAGGAAATCCAGGGCCTGGAGGGTATGGCATCGTGATGCGATACAACGGCCACGAAAAGCAGTTAAGTCAAGGCTACACCCTAACAACAAATAATCGGATGGAAATGCTCGCAGCTATCGTTGCACTAGAAACCCTCACCCGCTCTTGTCACGTCATTCTGACGACCGATAGCCAATATGTGAAACAAGGTATTGAGTCATGGGTTGAAAATTGGAAAAAGCGCGGCTGGAAAACCGCAGCTAAAAAACCAGTTAAGAACGTCGATTTATGGAAACGACTCGATGCTGCCTGCCAACAACACGAGGTAGAATGGCGCTGGGTAAAAGGCCATAGCGGCAATAAATACAATGAGATTGTTGACGATCTTGCCCGCGAAGCAGCTGGCAGCGATCAATTACTTGAAGACACAGGTTACGACGGTAATTAA
- a CDS encoding helix-turn-helix domain-containing protein has translation MSTFGTQLKHYRSELKLSQPEFAEQVGIEQSYLSKLENDKSVPSNDTFRSILIPTRNNT, from the coding sequence ATGAGTACATTCGGAACACAGCTAAAACACTATCGCAGTGAGCTAAAACTAAGCCAACCAGAATTTGCAGAGCAAGTGGGGATAGAGCAAAGTTACCTTTCAAAACTTGAGAACGATAAATCAGTGCCTTCGAATGACACATTTCGTTCAATACTAATACCAACCCGCAATAATACTTAA
- a CDS encoding TIGR03503 family protein translates to MRKQLLAGLVCLIPLAGFANEQDKITPLERDGVQNEIPLLENRFRIDHKVDKVTLLFFRKRGAPAVVLVRPDGTKYYATDSVNNDDLDWHDELSYDLITISNPMPGPWQVVGSILPDSRIMVLGEIELNVDPLPPMLFRGETVKLTGRVLNDGEPIEVGQFRDVISLHVDFVSTNNSDYANFGAGTQSVTDFRDDGRGFDERPLDGVFTGEFKLVFPAGEWQPELYIETPILKRTVVQKPIVVHEPPFDYEVALAEQDEDDHILTISLNPEIVKPETVLIQGKIYYPNNEEQMFSLDADKSQTRELAIKNYDWGRYSVELSVFGSNINDREFMATLPTYKFEIERPIEAVPEIVRPEIDLEAQAEQQRILEEEQKASTMLMVTLIVVGNLTVLLLGWLAIRIFVQKKPLKFKISLPFLKKKNQTENDEQATNENEVGKNGSKNDKSGEILNLSMSDD, encoded by the coding sequence ATGAGAAAACAACTACTAGCAGGATTAGTGTGTTTAATTCCCTTAGCGGGATTTGCCAACGAGCAAGATAAAATAACCCCATTAGAACGTGATGGGGTGCAAAATGAAATTCCCCTGCTAGAGAACCGTTTTCGTATTGACCATAAAGTCGATAAAGTAACCTTACTCTTCTTTCGTAAGCGCGGTGCTCCTGCCGTTGTTTTAGTACGCCCTGACGGCACTAAGTATTACGCTACTGACTCAGTAAACAATGATGACCTCGACTGGCATGATGAACTGAGCTACGACCTGATCACCATTAGCAACCCCATGCCTGGCCCTTGGCAAGTGGTCGGCAGTATCTTGCCAGATAGCCGTATTATGGTGCTGGGTGAAATAGAGCTTAATGTTGATCCACTCCCGCCTATGCTGTTTCGTGGCGAAACAGTAAAACTGACTGGCCGCGTATTAAATGATGGTGAACCAATAGAAGTTGGTCAGTTTCGCGATGTGATCAGTTTGCACGTTGATTTTGTCAGCACTAATAATAGTGATTACGCAAACTTTGGTGCGGGCACGCAAAGTGTTACTGACTTTAGAGATGATGGCCGCGGCTTTGATGAGCGTCCGCTTGATGGTGTATTTACCGGTGAGTTTAAACTGGTCTTTCCGGCAGGAGAGTGGCAACCAGAGCTATATATAGAAACGCCTATATTAAAGCGTACCGTGGTGCAAAAACCGATAGTCGTGCATGAGCCGCCTTTTGATTATGAAGTAGCACTTGCTGAGCAAGATGAAGATGACCACATTTTAACGATCTCGCTAAATCCTGAAATCGTTAAACCAGAAACTGTACTTATTCAAGGAAAAATATATTACCCCAATAATGAAGAGCAAATGTTCTCTTTAGATGCAGATAAATCGCAAACACGAGAGCTTGCAATTAAAAATTATGATTGGGGACGATACAGTGTTGAGCTTTCTGTATTTGGTAGCAACATAAATGACCGTGAGTTTATGGCGACGTTACCGACTTATAAATTTGAAATTGAGCGACCAATTGAAGCTGTACCAGAAATTGTTCGCCCAGAAATTGATTTAGAAGCGCAAGCAGAGCAACAACGAATTCTTGAAGAAGAACAAAAAGCGTCAACCATGCTGATGGTGACCTTAATTGTTGTTGGAAATTTAACCGTACTTTTATTAGGTTGGCTGGCAATTAGAATTTTTGTTCAGAAGAAACCGCTGAAATTTAAAATTTCTTTACCGTTTTTAAAGAAAAAAAATCAAACCGAAAATGATGAGCAAGCAACGAATGAAAATGAAGTTGGCAAAAATGGCTCAAAAAATGACAAATCAGGTGAAATTTTAAACCTTTCGATGTCAGATGACTAA
- the speB gene encoding agmatinase produces the protein MSTLFDHTDHSLYSNGMTFLRQPMVQNITAIDADVVVLGLPFDLATSGRPGARLGPDAIRRASVHLAWEETKYPWTFPLFERLKLADAGDFTYPVGDPEYFTAQLELAAEQILRQGKTLLGLGGDHFVTLPLLRAHAKQHGKMALVHFDAHTDTYSNGSRYDHGTMFYHAPMEGLIDVDHSIQIGIRTDFDQSKHEFAVIDAMAANDLPAQDIAEQIKARVGDLPVYLTFDIDCLDPAFAPGTGTPVCGGLTSDKVLKVLRALKGINMVGMDVVEVSPSYDQSELTAIAAATIANELLHLWALKHKY, from the coding sequence ATGTCGACATTGTTTGACCACACAGATCATTCACTGTATTCAAACGGCATGACGTTTTTACGTCAGCCGATGGTGCAGAACATCACCGCAATCGATGCCGATGTAGTGGTGTTAGGTCTACCATTTGATTTGGCGACCTCAGGTCGCCCTGGTGCACGTTTAGGCCCTGACGCAATTCGTCGTGCCTCAGTGCACCTCGCATGGGAAGAAACCAAGTACCCGTGGACGTTTCCGTTGTTTGAGCGTTTAAAATTAGCTGATGCGGGTGATTTTACTTACCCAGTAGGCGACCCAGAATATTTTACCGCGCAGTTAGAATTAGCGGCTGAGCAAATTCTTCGCCAGGGTAAAACATTATTAGGTTTAGGTGGCGACCACTTTGTGACTTTGCCGCTACTGCGTGCCCATGCTAAGCAACACGGTAAAATGGCATTAGTTCATTTTGATGCCCACACAGATACTTACAGCAATGGCTCTCGCTATGATCACGGCACCATGTTTTATCATGCGCCGATGGAAGGGCTTATTGATGTTGATCACAGTATTCAAATTGGTATTCGTACTGATTTTGATCAAAGCAAACATGAGTTTGCGGTGATTGATGCAATGGCAGCCAATGATTTGCCAGCGCAAGATATCGCAGAGCAAATTAAAGCACGTGTCGGTGACTTACCAGTGTATCTAACCTTTGATATTGACTGCCTTGATCCAGCTTTTGCTCCAGGGACAGGCACCCCAGTGTGTGGTGGCTTAACCAGCGATAAAGTACTTAAAGTACTTCGTGCATTGAAAGGCATTAATATGGTCGGTATGGATGTAGTTGAAGTATCACCATCCTATGACCAAAGCGAACTAACAGCGATTGCTGCAGCGACCATTGCCAATGAGTTATTACACTTATGGGCTTTGAAGCATAAATACTAA